One window of the Dehalococcoidia bacterium genome contains the following:
- the selA gene encoding L-seryl-tRNA(Sec) selenium transferase — MSDQRAELRKLPSVDALLRSPDLAGARAALGDQLLADLARDALAAARDAIQRGAPAPSAERLLETILARAAPLIDGPLIPVINASGVILHTNLGRAPLAADAAAAALAVAQGYSNLEFDLAAGTRGVRDRHVEWLLCQVTGAEAALAVNNNAAAVLLALSALAAGREVIVSRGQAVEIGGGFRIPDVLRQSGATLVEVGTTNRTYLDDYAGAITAETAALLRVHRSNFALIGFIHEVDVRELAALAERHGLCLIDDLGSGCLIDTRRYGLAAEPTVQESVAAGAGIVCFSGDKLLGGPQAGLIVGRKVWVERLRRHPLARAVRIDKITLAALLATLRHYVRGDAEETIPVWQMIAAPLETLTERAQRLAAALGGSVVPGRSAVGGGSLPGQTLETRLVALPDPDPHALAARLRAGRPPVIGRIEDDRLLLDLRTVLSAQEPALIAAVRAARQS; from the coding sequence GTGAGCGACCAGCGAGCCGAACTGCGAAAACTGCCGAGTGTCGATGCCCTGCTGCGCTCTCCTGATCTTGCGGGCGCGCGCGCCGCCCTCGGCGATCAGCTTCTGGCCGATCTCGCCCGGGACGCTCTCGCCGCCGCCCGCGACGCGATTCAGCGCGGAGCGCCGGCGCCGTCGGCTGAGCGCTTGCTCGAAACGATCCTTGCGCGCGCTGCGCCGCTGATTGATGGCCCCCTCATTCCCGTGATCAATGCGAGCGGGGTGATCCTCCATACCAACCTCGGCCGCGCCCCCCTTGCGGCAGATGCGGCCGCCGCCGCGCTCGCAGTGGCGCAGGGGTACAGCAATCTCGAATTCGACCTCGCCGCCGGCACGCGCGGCGTGCGAGACCGCCATGTCGAGTGGCTGCTCTGTCAGGTCACGGGCGCGGAGGCGGCGCTCGCAGTCAACAACAATGCTGCGGCGGTCCTGCTTGCGCTCTCCGCGCTTGCGGCCGGCCGCGAGGTGATCGTTTCGCGAGGGCAGGCAGTGGAGATCGGGGGAGGGTTCCGCATTCCCGATGTGCTGCGGCAGAGCGGCGCGACACTGGTCGAGGTGGGGACAACCAACCGGACCTATCTCGACGACTATGCGGGCGCGATCACGGCCGAGACGGCGGCGCTCCTGCGGGTGCACCGCAGCAATTTTGCCCTCATCGGCTTTATTCATGAGGTGGACGTCCGAGAGCTCGCCGCCCTCGCCGAGCGGCATGGGCTATGCCTGATCGACGACCTCGGCAGCGGCTGCCTGATCGACACGCGGCGGTACGGCCTTGCCGCTGAGCCGACCGTCCAGGAGAGTGTGGCGGCTGGCGCCGGGATCGTCTGCTTTTCCGGGGACAAGCTGCTCGGCGGGCCGCAGGCGGGGCTGATCGTCGGCCGGAAGGTCTGGGTCGAGCGGCTGCGGCGTCATCCCCTTGCCCGGGCGGTGCGCATCGACAAGATCACGCTCGCCGCACTCCTCGCGACCCTGCGCCACTATGTGCGCGGCGATGCGGAGGAGACGATCCCGGTGTGGCAAATGATCGCGGCTCCTCTCGAGACGCTCACTGAGCGGGCGCAGCGCCTCGCTGCCGCACTAGGGGGAAGCGTTGTGCCCGGGCGCTCGGCCGTGGGCGGCGGCAGCTTGCCGGGCCAGACGCTCGAAACACGGCTGGTCGCGCTGCCCGACCCTGACCCGCACGCGCTCGCAGCGCGGCTGCGCGCCGGCCGCCCCCCGGTCATCGGGCGCATCGAGGACGACCGTCTTCTCCTCGATCTTCGGACGGTGCTCAGTGCGCAAGAGCCCGCCCTGATTGCTGCAGTCCGCGCAGCGCGTCAGTCGTAG